In Vanessa atalanta chromosome 17, ilVanAtal1.2, whole genome shotgun sequence, one DNA window encodes the following:
- the LOC125070499 gene encoding uncharacterized protein LOC125070499 isoform X1, whose product MKGSTGNFVLIFFSLHNIVVMAGISPFHDYTNKVNSKVNDGFIMNSPYKVLKHLDNSILKATKNVTQNPKMEENLYQISKDLVSAILTKLEIQDKITRITREALDAPGKTKGMTAIETRRILDYISRTLSGHILTITRASTEPELHRLVFGLAQIAAEVSIVSALKDITYATALSKKQSVDLSFRRKRSVTSIGEKANTTPVPANSLLSTVYSAILNKSINSVGPQNIYSNKITGEQMNPYSVISKHERKTVQVLSSKKKSFASVPKGFLNQTALDIENNGTNITDSDAIILENKLNVTRLVNRQSLDTQEPNVSSLVDDWIDPKENMYGLNPDLVAEMEIDQPITEDETFNEKKAKQKLERLELKAKKAILYAGDVAYLTAASVVALRRALTASIEVHMSVNYAKNGMSNHQDLMMNLAKTAAQQAGKEAKSATSKSLACERVIKLALKYTAQSKGAKLNHVASRIVMDTLSLATLAKSMAFVSSDIAINSLYQATDVKPPS is encoded by the exons ATGAAAGGTTCAACgggaaattttgttttaatttttttttcattacat aACATTGTTGTCATGGCCGGTATATCACCATTTCatgattatacaaataaagtaaattccAAGGTCAATGACGGATTCATAATGAATTCTCCATACAAAGTTCTCAAACACTTGGACAATTCAATTCTGAAGGCAACTAAAAATGTTACTCAAAATCCTAAAATGGAAGAAAACCTTTATCAAATTTCGAAAGATTTAGTTTCTGCAATTCTGACTAAGCTTGAAATCCAAGATAAAATAACTAGGATCACGCGAGAAGCTCTAGATGCTCCCGGTAAAACAAAAGGAATGACCGCAATAGAAACAAGACGTATTTTAGATTACATATCAAGGACGTTATCGGGCCATATACTTACAATAACTAGGGCATCAACAGAACCTGAACTACATCGTTTAGTATTTGGTTTAGCACAAATAGCTGCTGAGGTGTCAATTGTTTCAGCATTAAAGGATATAACATACGCCACAGCATTATCTAAAAAGCAATCAGTGGATTTATCGTTTCGTAGAAAGAGGTCTGTCACGTCCATAGGGGAAAAGGCTAACACAACACCGGTACCAGCCAATAGTTTACTGTCGACGGTTTACAGtgctatattgaataaatcaattaattcagTTGGtccacaaaatatttattccaataaaatcACAGGTGAACAAATGAATCCCTATTCGGTTATTTCAAAACATGAACGAAAAACTGTTCAAGTTTTGTCTAGTAAGAAAAAGTCTTTTGCTTCGGTTCCCAAAGGCTTTTTAAATCAAACAGCTCTTGACATCGAAAACAATGGCACCAATATCACTGATAGTGAtgcaattattttagaaaacaaaCTAAACGTAACTCGATTGGTAAACAGGCAGTCTTTGGATACACAAGAACCAAATGTATCTAGCCTTGTTGATGACTGGATAGATCCAAAAGAAAATATGTATGGTCTTAACCCCGATTTAGTAGCTGAAATGGAAATAGACCAACCAATAACAGAGGATGAAacttttaacgaaaaaaaagcaaaacaaaaatTGGAACGTCTTGAATTAAAAGCTAAAAAGGCTATACTTTACGCTGGGGATGTTGCTTACTTGACCGCGGCCAGCGTTGTGGCTTTGAGGCGTGCACTAACGGCCTCCATAGAAGTTCATATGTCGGTAAACTATGCTAAGAATGGCATGTCAAACCATCAAGATCTGATGATGAACTTAGCAAAAACAGCAGCACAACAAGCTGGAAAAGAAGCTAAAAGTGCAACTTCGAAGTCACTTGCTTGCGAACGTGTCATCAAATTGGCTTTAAAATATACTGCTCAGTCAAAAGGGGCTAAACTAAATCATGTTGCAAGCAGAATTGTAATGGATACATTGTCTTTGGCAACACTCGCCAAATCAATGGCTTTTGTGTCTTCTGATATCGCTATTAATTCCTTATATCAGGCTACTGATGTAAAACCACCTTCGTAA
- the LOC125070499 gene encoding uncharacterized protein LOC125070499 isoform X2, with protein MAGISPFHDYTNKVNSKVNDGFIMNSPYKVLKHLDNSILKATKNVTQNPKMEENLYQISKDLVSAILTKLEIQDKITRITREALDAPGKTKGMTAIETRRILDYISRTLSGHILTITRASTEPELHRLVFGLAQIAAEVSIVSALKDITYATALSKKQSVDLSFRRKRSVTSIGEKANTTPVPANSLLSTVYSAILNKSINSVGPQNIYSNKITGEQMNPYSVISKHERKTVQVLSSKKKSFASVPKGFLNQTALDIENNGTNITDSDAIILENKLNVTRLVNRQSLDTQEPNVSSLVDDWIDPKENMYGLNPDLVAEMEIDQPITEDETFNEKKAKQKLERLELKAKKAILYAGDVAYLTAASVVALRRALTASIEVHMSVNYAKNGMSNHQDLMMNLAKTAAQQAGKEAKSATSKSLACERVIKLALKYTAQSKGAKLNHVASRIVMDTLSLATLAKSMAFVSSDIAINSLYQATDVKPPS; from the coding sequence ATGGCCGGTATATCACCATTTCatgattatacaaataaagtaaattccAAGGTCAATGACGGATTCATAATGAATTCTCCATACAAAGTTCTCAAACACTTGGACAATTCAATTCTGAAGGCAACTAAAAATGTTACTCAAAATCCTAAAATGGAAGAAAACCTTTATCAAATTTCGAAAGATTTAGTTTCTGCAATTCTGACTAAGCTTGAAATCCAAGATAAAATAACTAGGATCACGCGAGAAGCTCTAGATGCTCCCGGTAAAACAAAAGGAATGACCGCAATAGAAACAAGACGTATTTTAGATTACATATCAAGGACGTTATCGGGCCATATACTTACAATAACTAGGGCATCAACAGAACCTGAACTACATCGTTTAGTATTTGGTTTAGCACAAATAGCTGCTGAGGTGTCAATTGTTTCAGCATTAAAGGATATAACATACGCCACAGCATTATCTAAAAAGCAATCAGTGGATTTATCGTTTCGTAGAAAGAGGTCTGTCACGTCCATAGGGGAAAAGGCTAACACAACACCGGTACCAGCCAATAGTTTACTGTCGACGGTTTACAGtgctatattgaataaatcaattaattcagTTGGtccacaaaatatttattccaataaaatcACAGGTGAACAAATGAATCCCTATTCGGTTATTTCAAAACATGAACGAAAAACTGTTCAAGTTTTGTCTAGTAAGAAAAAGTCTTTTGCTTCGGTTCCCAAAGGCTTTTTAAATCAAACAGCTCTTGACATCGAAAACAATGGCACCAATATCACTGATAGTGAtgcaattattttagaaaacaaaCTAAACGTAACTCGATTGGTAAACAGGCAGTCTTTGGATACACAAGAACCAAATGTATCTAGCCTTGTTGATGACTGGATAGATCCAAAAGAAAATATGTATGGTCTTAACCCCGATTTAGTAGCTGAAATGGAAATAGACCAACCAATAACAGAGGATGAAacttttaacgaaaaaaaagcaaaacaaaaatTGGAACGTCTTGAATTAAAAGCTAAAAAGGCTATACTTTACGCTGGGGATGTTGCTTACTTGACCGCGGCCAGCGTTGTGGCTTTGAGGCGTGCACTAACGGCCTCCATAGAAGTTCATATGTCGGTAAACTATGCTAAGAATGGCATGTCAAACCATCAAGATCTGATGATGAACTTAGCAAAAACAGCAGCACAACAAGCTGGAAAAGAAGCTAAAAGTGCAACTTCGAAGTCACTTGCTTGCGAACGTGTCATCAAATTGGCTTTAAAATATACTGCTCAGTCAAAAGGGGCTAAACTAAATCATGTTGCAAGCAGAATTGTAATGGATACATTGTCTTTGGCAACACTCGCCAAATCAATGGCTTTTGTGTCTTCTGATATCGCTATTAATTCCTTATATCAGGCTACTGATGTAAAACCACCTTCGTAA